From the Ctenopharyngodon idella isolate HZGC_01 chromosome 3, HZGC01, whole genome shotgun sequence genome, one window contains:
- the mgp gene encoding matrix Gla protein has translation MSVFLHCVLLCVSLALTAAYDSQESRESFEVFVNPYQANAFMRNPQDAMYNPYIYRRLKSPVERRAEICEDYSPCRLLALRFGSQLAYQTYFSAQQHRPNPHLRPY, from the exons ATGAGTGTCTTTCTTCACTGTGTGTTACTGTGTGTTTCACTGGCACTCACTGCTGCTTATG ATTCCCAGGAGAGCCGCGAGTCATTTGAGG TGTTTGTGAATCCGTATCAAGCAAATGCTTTCATGAGGAATCCACAAGATGCCATGTACAACCCATACATCTACAGGAG gCTGAAGTCTCCGGTTGAACGTCGTGCTGAGATCTGTGAAGATTATTCGCCCTGCCGTCTGCTTGCACTCCGCTTCGGCTCACAACTGGCCTATCAAACGTATTTCAGCGCTCAGCAGCACAGGCCAAACCCACATCTGCGTCCATACTGA
- the LOC127508186 gene encoding uncharacterized protein LOC127508186: MSSSPRIATCSICHMFTIALSVSDEGFTCHKCGEIVRLTERISELETRIQTLIEDSKNARASDTVLDATSLVNSVHCSVPAVEPAQQGTWVTVRRPSRGKHHSSVPIRTSNRFSPLSDTPTENPVESALVIGDSITRNVKIETPATIVTCLPGARAPDIKANLKVLANANRKYSKIIIHVGTNDVRLRQSEITKINIKEVCELASTMSGEVICSGPLPVRRSDEIVSRLSSLNGWLSKWCPHNNIGFIDNWKSFWGRPDLLKRDGIHPSRDGAALLSSNMAHSLRAET; encoded by the coding sequence atgtcatcctctcccaggattgctacctgttccatttgccacatgtttaccatagctctctctgtcagcgacgagggatttacatgtcataaatgtggggaaatagtcaggctgacagagagaatctcagaattagagacacgcatccaaactttaatcgaggatagtaagaatgcaagggcttcagatactgttttggatgcgactagcttagtgaattctgtacattgttcggttccggctgtagagcccgcacagcagggcacttgggtaacggtgaggcggcctagccgtggaaaacaccactcttccgttccaataagaacatcaaacaggttctccccactcagtgatacacccactgagaatcctgttgaaagtgccctagttattggcgattctattacacggaacgtgaaaatagagacaccagccaccatagtcacatgtttgccgggagccagagcacctgacatcaaagcaaatttaaaagtgctggctaatgctaatcgtaaatattctaagattattattcacgtcggcactaatgatgttcgacttcgccagtcggagatcactaaaattaacattaaagaggtgtgtgaactcgcaagtacaatgtcaggagaagtaatttgctctggcccccttcctgttcgtcggagtgatgagatagttagcagattatcatcactcaatggctggctgtctaagtggtgtccgcataataatataggtttcatagacaattggaaaagtttttggggcagacctgacctgttgaaaagagatggtattcatccctcccgggatggtgctgctcttctctctagtaatatggcacatagtcttagagctgaaacatga
- the bglap gene encoding osteocalcin encodes MKSLTLLIFCCMTAACLSAGIPDSSDTKSVSPAEAPSDDGLFVKRDEASTLVRQKRAGVAAADLSVAQLESLREVCEANLACEDMMDTSGIIAAYTAYYGPIPF; translated from the exons ATGAAGAGCCTGACGCTCCTGATCTTCTGCTGCATGACGGCTGCGTGTCTGAGCGcag GTATTCCTGATTCCTCAGACACTAAATCAGTGAGTCCTGCAGAAGCTCCCAGTGATGATG GACTGTTTGTGAAGCGTGACGAGGCCTCAACTCTGGTGAGACAGAAGAGAGCTGGAGTGGCTGCTGCAGACCTGAGTGTGGCTCAGCTGGagag TCTCAGGGAAGTGTGTGAAGCAAACTTGGCCTGTGAGGACATGATGGACACGTCCGGCATTATCGCGGCCTACACTGCGTACTACGGGCCCATTCCCTTCTAG